Proteins encoded together in one Peribacillus asahii window:
- a CDS encoding GerAB/ArcD/ProY family transporter, translated as MLEHGKISAVQMGMMIYSAIVTTAILYLPASIYDYAGKDLWLSPILSAILGCIPVYVVYQLHRLYPGDSIIQYSCSIVGKIGGKLIGAIILLFILFISNQALWQYGEFVSSYFLPQTPQVVLLGTMAFVSSLAVYGGVEVMGRLSDLLTPVLLLMFLTIIILLLPDAQVKHMHPILGNGVTPVLKGAYFSNFWFCESLFITFFLPFLKDPEKGRKWGIVSVLLLLVIVVSTNLISLLVLGSATGSFNAPLMNAVQYISIAEFLSHLEATVMAFWITGAFVKMYVFYYVLALGTAQWFNLSDYRPLVLPIVFLSVVLAVWQVPNVSAFFVYSQTINSAVGPILFTMIPLFLLLIAFLRKNKKQEKQVEQQQ; from the coding sequence GTGCTGGAACATGGGAAAATATCGGCAGTACAAATGGGAATGATGATCTACTCGGCCATTGTCACAACAGCCATTCTTTATTTGCCAGCTTCTATCTATGACTATGCAGGAAAAGATTTGTGGTTGTCTCCTATCTTATCTGCCATTTTAGGTTGTATTCCGGTATATGTCGTATATCAATTACATCGTCTTTACCCAGGAGATAGTATTATCCAATACAGTTGTTCCATTGTTGGGAAGATTGGTGGAAAACTGATTGGGGCAATTATTTTGCTTTTTATTTTATTTATATCCAACCAAGCGCTTTGGCAGTATGGGGAGTTTGTCAGCAGCTATTTTCTTCCGCAGACGCCGCAAGTCGTTTTACTTGGCACGATGGCCTTTGTCAGTAGTTTAGCTGTATATGGAGGGGTGGAAGTGATGGGAAGACTGTCAGATTTACTTACTCCTGTCTTGCTTCTTATGTTTTTGACAATTATTATCCTTCTTCTTCCGGATGCACAAGTAAAGCATATGCATCCTATTTTGGGAAATGGGGTTACTCCGGTTTTGAAGGGAGCTTATTTTTCTAACTTTTGGTTTTGTGAGTCCCTATTCATCACTTTCTTTCTTCCTTTTTTAAAAGACCCGGAAAAAGGTAGGAAATGGGGGATTGTTTCCGTATTGTTATTGTTAGTAATAGTGGTCAGTACGAATTTGATTTCTCTTTTAGTATTAGGAAGTGCAACAGGAAGCTTTAATGCCCCATTAATGAATGCTGTTCAGTATATTAGTATAGCTGAGTTTCTATCCCATCTTGAAGCAACTGTGATGGCTTTTTGGATTACGGGTGCCTTCGTTAAAATGTATGTATTTTATTATGTGTTGGCATTAGGCACGGCACAGTGGTTTAACCTTTCTGATTATCGTCCGCTTGTGCTTCCAATCGTTTTTCTATCGGTGGTCTTAGCCGTCTGGCAAGTACCGAATGTGTCGGCTTTCTTCGTGTATAGCCAAACAATAAACTCTGCAGTAGGACCTATTTTATTTACAATGATTCCTCTCTTCCTTTTGCTGATTGCTTTCTTACGGAAAAACAAGAAGCAAGAAAAACAGGTGGAACAGCAGCAATGA
- a CDS encoding Ger(x)C family spore germination protein encodes MRMMLYLIGLTCTFLLTGCWDRAEVNDVALIKGVGVDRIDDNTIEVTVEISVPQALGQGGGQGQGQGGGGLTQVAARSGKGKTVPEALEKLQEQLPRKIFWGHSEVIIINEKLAKEGIRDSIDYFIRDPRPRIRSYVFVAKESAKEILSLKTQLYSPSEVLWDMAESQTLMHVTLVDLLQRLVSGDVFIPMVHKLPPPKGKKSNETIAYIYRTAIFKKDKMIGSIDDELTRGVKWIQNDVKDSQITLLPEGAQGYISMTLREADVKLVPKIKGDKWEITIKTRTTEEIVLNETNIQVKSPKEINSLEKQLVKQLEGRLKRAVKKVQKEQKADILGFGEAFERKYPKEWREAKDKWDDIYPQVEVKYDIETTILRMGAGTATEAR; translated from the coding sequence ATGAGAATGATGTTATATCTTATAGGGTTAACCTGTACGTTTCTACTAACAGGATGTTGGGATCGAGCCGAGGTGAATGATGTGGCTTTAATCAAAGGTGTTGGCGTTGATCGAATAGACGATAACACAATTGAAGTAACGGTTGAAATATCAGTTCCACAAGCGCTGGGTCAAGGTGGAGGCCAAGGTCAAGGTCAAGGAGGCGGTGGGTTAACACAAGTAGCAGCTAGATCTGGCAAGGGGAAGACAGTTCCTGAAGCGTTAGAGAAACTTCAGGAACAATTGCCAAGGAAAATATTTTGGGGACATTCAGAAGTCATTATTATAAATGAAAAGTTAGCGAAGGAAGGCATTCGTGACTCCATTGATTATTTTATACGTGATCCAAGGCCACGTATTCGGTCGTATGTGTTTGTGGCGAAAGAGAGTGCCAAAGAGATACTTTCTCTTAAAACGCAATTATATAGTCCTTCTGAAGTACTTTGGGATATGGCTGAATCACAGACTTTGATGCATGTGACTTTAGTTGATTTACTTCAAAGGCTTGTAAGCGGCGATGTATTCATTCCAATGGTGCATAAATTACCACCACCAAAAGGGAAGAAATCAAATGAAACGATTGCTTATATTTACCGCACCGCCATTTTTAAAAAGGACAAAATGATTGGTTCTATTGATGATGAGTTGACACGAGGTGTGAAATGGATCCAAAATGACGTGAAAGACTCTCAGATTACGTTATTGCCAGAAGGCGCACAAGGATATATATCCATGACTCTCCGTGAGGCAGACGTAAAGCTTGTCCCTAAAATAAAAGGAGATAAGTGGGAAATAACGATTAAGACTAGAACAACAGAAGAGATTGTCTTAAATGAAACGAATATACAAGTTAAGTCACCAAAAGAGATAAATTCTTTAGAAAAACAACTAGTTAAACAATTGGAAGGACGTTTAAAGAGAGCGGTAAAAAAAGTACAAAAAGAACAAAAAGCTGATATTTTGGGATTTGGAGAAGCTTTTGAACGGAAGTATCCGAAGGAATGGCGAGAAGCGAAAGACAAATGGGATGACATCTATCCACAAGTAGAGGTCAAATATGACATTGAGACAACTATTTTAAGAATGGGTGCAGGAACGGCAACAGAAGCGAGGTGA
- a CDS encoding MaoC/PaaZ C-terminal domain-containing protein has protein sequence MVYTIEELFIGQIARLQRTFSEADVRACNELTKDYSPVYRPSEENWENYYHQPIVPGLLTEGLINQVISDKLPGSACILLQKELVFYHPVFVGDVITAELEIIDINIERNWVTQKVTCYNEVGNEVIKGQVVIFLVSNKN, from the coding sequence ATGGTCTATACAATTGAGGAATTGTTTATCGGACAGATTGCCCGTTTGCAACGAACATTTTCTGAAGCCGACGTAAGAGCATGCAATGAGTTAACGAAAGATTATAGTCCAGTATACAGACCGAGTGAAGAGAACTGGGAAAATTATTATCATCAACCCATTGTTCCTGGTTTGTTAACAGAAGGGTTAATTAACCAAGTAATTAGCGATAAACTGCCTGGAAGTGCTTGTATTTTACTGCAAAAGGAATTGGTTTTTTATCATCCTGTATTTGTTGGAGACGTGATTACCGCTGAATTAGAAATTATTGATATTAATATAGAACGGAATTGGGTCACTCAAAAAGTTACTTGTTACAATGAGGTTGGAAATGAAGTGATTAAGGGACAAGTCGTCATTTTTTTAGTATCCAATAAGAATTAA
- a CDS encoding sigma-54 interaction domain-containing protein: MKKTLNLIDPIDEWGSMKVDANGRLIDISAEFCENFSINKQDWIGASINEIIQGIFSRKRTKVLFGVIFGYSCLIKVSKVNEYQLYRVIVRQDDIDHVEMISFMNSMDSSKMKKKSSFQNRYSFEEIMGESPAIEQIKELSARVATSNSTVLLTGESGTGKELFAQAIHGLSSRKNNPFVAVNCAAIPDELFESEVFGYEAGAFSGAKKEGKPGKIELAHQGTLFLDEISELPYQAQGKLLRVLQEREVERLGGTANKNVDIRIIAATNRDLKTLVQEGKFRQDLFYRLYIFELKIPSLRQRKEDILPLAYYFINYFNEMLGRQVKFIDVKLQEWLVNYEWPGNVRELKAYIERGMNIVEGDTITMEALYFSPSESTPQRERESAPLLSLEEAIANAEIDAIQRALQEAKGDRTIAAQKLHIHVASLYRKLSKYNLK, translated from the coding sequence ATGAAGAAAACACTTAATTTAATCGACCCAATTGATGAATGGGGTTCCATGAAAGTGGACGCTAATGGTCGTTTGATTGACATTAGCGCAGAGTTTTGTGAGAACTTTTCGATAAACAAACAGGATTGGATCGGAGCATCAATTAATGAAATCATTCAAGGTATATTTAGTAGAAAGCGTACGAAAGTACTATTTGGTGTTATTTTTGGATATTCTTGTTTAATTAAAGTTTCTAAAGTCAATGAGTATCAGCTTTACCGAGTCATCGTGCGGCAAGATGATATTGACCATGTTGAAATGATTTCATTTATGAATTCAATGGATTCTTCTAAAATGAAGAAAAAATCCTCTTTTCAAAATCGATATAGCTTTGAGGAGATTATGGGAGAAAGTCCCGCGATTGAGCAAATTAAAGAATTATCGGCTCGGGTTGCGACAAGTAATTCAACCGTATTATTAACGGGAGAAAGCGGAACGGGAAAAGAATTATTTGCCCAAGCTATTCATGGATTAAGCTCGAGAAAGAACAACCCTTTCGTTGCTGTAAACTGTGCGGCGATTCCAGATGAATTGTTCGAATCAGAGGTATTTGGATATGAAGCAGGGGCGTTTAGCGGTGCTAAAAAGGAAGGAAAGCCTGGAAAAATAGAATTAGCCCATCAAGGCACTCTTTTTTTGGATGAAATATCAGAGCTTCCTTACCAAGCGCAAGGAAAGTTATTGCGTGTATTGCAGGAAAGAGAAGTAGAACGATTAGGAGGAACCGCTAATAAAAATGTCGATATCCGAATTATTGCTGCGACGAATCGGGATTTGAAAACGCTCGTTCAAGAAGGGAAGTTTAGACAGGATTTATTTTATCGATTGTACATTTTTGAATTGAAAATCCCTTCTCTTCGTCAAAGGAAGGAAGACATTCTTCCGTTAGCTTATTATTTCATCAATTATTTTAATGAGATGCTAGGGCGTCAAGTGAAATTTATTGATGTCAAGCTTCAGGAATGGCTAGTAAATTATGAGTGGCCAGGGAATGTACGAGAATTAAAAGCGTATATAGAACGGGGAATGAATATTGTTGAAGGCGATACAATCACGATGGAAGCTTTATATTTTTCACCAAGTGAATCGACTCCTCAACGGGAAAGGGAATCAGCTCCTCTTCTCAGTTTAGAAGAAGCGATAGCGAATGCAGAAATCGATGCGATTCAACGTGCTCTTCAAGAAGCGAAAGGCGACCGGACTATAGCTGCTCAAAAGTTACACATACATGTCGCTAGCCTTTACCGAAAACTATCAAAATATAATTTAAAATAA
- a CDS encoding acyl-CoA dehydrogenase family protein — MLNFSFTEEQEYFRKMLQEFAKEELLPHYTKWDREGITPRHLWKKLGELGVNGLRIPVEYGGSGADCVTTGIAAEEIGRGDFNLTYAVMLNALIGEIINNHAREELKREWLPQIASGEKIVGIAITEPAAGTDAGGIKTTAVHKGNVYVLNGEKSGISVATCGDAFIIFAKTDPELGNRGISAFIVPADLPGVECKGYEDMGNIPVGRGSIYLNDVEVPEEYLIGLENKGFSQVMNGFDLSRLLIGLQCVGAASQSIDETIEHVKARQSFGKPLATYQGIQFPLVTHYTQLELIKWQAYRGLWLRDQGLKHSKESSSVKWLGPKYSVEAIHECLLFNGHYGYTKEMPHEQRLRDVIGLEIGDGTAQANMMVIAKDIIGKEFRSY; from the coding sequence ATGTTGAATTTTTCATTTACAGAAGAGCAAGAATATTTTCGCAAGATGCTGCAAGAATTTGCGAAGGAGGAGCTGTTGCCTCATTACACAAAGTGGGACCGAGAAGGAATTACTCCAAGGCATTTGTGGAAGAAGCTAGGGGAGTTAGGTGTAAATGGTCTCCGAATTCCTGTGGAGTATGGGGGGAGCGGTGCTGACTGCGTTACGACAGGAATTGCTGCAGAGGAAATTGGCAGAGGGGATTTCAATCTAACATATGCGGTTATGCTAAATGCGCTGATTGGAGAAATTATTAATAACCATGCTCGCGAGGAGTTAAAACGAGAATGGCTTCCACAAATTGCTAGCGGTGAAAAGATTGTGGGGATTGCAATCACGGAGCCAGCTGCAGGAACAGATGCTGGTGGAATTAAAACAACGGCCGTACATAAAGGAAATGTATATGTCCTAAATGGAGAAAAGTCAGGAATTAGCGTAGCAACGTGTGGAGATGCGTTTATTATCTTCGCTAAAACAGACCCTGAGTTAGGCAACCGTGGGATTAGTGCTTTTATTGTACCGGCTGATTTACCTGGAGTGGAATGCAAAGGGTATGAAGATATGGGGAATATTCCAGTTGGCAGGGGCTCGATTTACTTAAACGATGTAGAGGTTCCAGAGGAATACTTAATTGGTCTTGAAAATAAAGGTTTTTCCCAAGTTATGAATGGATTTGATTTAAGTCGTTTGTTAATAGGACTACAGTGTGTGGGGGCTGCTTCTCAAAGTATTGATGAGACGATTGAACATGTAAAAGCTAGACAGTCCTTTGGTAAGCCGCTTGCAACCTACCAAGGTATTCAGTTTCCACTTGTGACTCATTATACGCAATTAGAGCTTATTAAATGGCAGGCATATCGCGGACTTTGGCTTCGTGATCAAGGATTAAAGCATAGTAAAGAGTCCTCTTCTGTTAAATGGCTAGGTCCGAAATATAGTGTAGAGGCTATTCATGAATGTTTATTATTTAACGGTCACTATGGTTATACGAAGGAAATGCCGCATGAGCAGCGTTTGCGCGATGTAATTGGATTAGAGATTGGAGATGGAACAGCTCAAGCGAATATGATGGTTATCGCCAAAGATATTATTGGGAAAGAGTTCCGTTCTTATTAA